A window of Campylobacter cuniculorum DSM 23162 = LMG 24588 contains these coding sequences:
- the nrfH gene encoding cytochrome c nitrite reductase small subunit — translation MEQKSGSSNLLSIFLILLFVFFAVGFYTFYNAKGTSYLSNASESCNNCHVMNEVYNDYLAAPHSKKIDGKPRASCVECHLPHDFVDKWIAKAESGIGHAYAFTFKLDTLPTNLDATEKSKKMVQTNCIRCHSDYAAVAINATSKPHGESSLSCVSCHSSVGHKRGF, via the coding sequence TTGGAGCAAAAATCAGGTTCTTCGAATCTTCTTAGTATTTTTTTGATTTTACTTTTTGTCTTTTTTGCAGTAGGTTTTTATACTTTTTATAATGCAAAAGGCACTTCATATCTTAGCAATGCAAGTGAGTCCTGTAATAATTGTCATGTTATGAATGAGGTTTATAATGATTATTTAGCAGCTCCGCATTCTAAAAAAATAGATGGAAAACCAAGAGCAAGTTGTGTAGAATGCCATCTACCACATGATTTTGTAGATAAATGGATCGCTAAGGCTGAAAGTGGGATTGGGCATGCTTATGCCTTTACTTTCAAACTTGATACACTACCAACTAATTTAGATGCAACTGAAAAAAGCAAAAAAATGGTGCAAACAAATTGTATTCGCTGTCATTCAGATTATGCAGCAGTAGCGATTAATGCGACTTCAAAGCCGCATGGAGAAAGCAGCTTAAGCTGTGTATCTTGTCATAGTAGCGTTGGACACAAACGAGGATTTTAA
- a CDS encoding MFS transporter produces MNSFKRTLLVCWLGVFTTNMGLSQIAPILPLYLRELGLKDHADIAFFSGLGFGITPLFVAIFSPLWAFLAAKYGYKSMLLRASLGMSISTFCLSFANSGVDVVIIRALMGVVAGFTSAAVVFIAVIFPKSKVAYALGTLSTASISGSLIGPLFGGIVAEFLSIRSVFYLIAFFIACSFITIYFFIDEKRILKKQEKSTGTIKQNIFLILTLFIATFFIQFGVSGTMPILTLLVEQIYQGEKIAFWAGIVVASSGISNLLFATKLGKIADKTGPSKIIFIALLFSGLMFYLQAIAHNVYMLILVRLFLGIGLGGLVPCINALLKKSINTKNLSLAFGINQSAYYLGNFSGSFGNGILAGKFGVQFVFLMICILFISNALLFLLLNKKRIFSNKDL; encoded by the coding sequence ATGAATAGTTTCAAAAGAACTCTACTTGTATGTTGGCTTGGAGTATTTACCACAAATATGGGACTAAGCCAAATTGCTCCTATTTTACCCTTATATCTTAGAGAACTAGGGCTTAAAGATCATGCGGATATAGCCTTTTTTTCAGGGCTTGGCTTTGGAATCACTCCCTTATTTGTTGCTATTTTTTCGCCTTTATGGGCTTTTCTTGCCGCAAAATATGGTTATAAAAGTATGCTCTTAAGAGCAAGTTTAGGGATGTCAATTTCTACTTTTTGTTTAAGTTTTGCAAATTCAGGCGTTGATGTGGTGATTATCCGTGCGTTAATGGGAGTTGTAGCAGGTTTTACTTCAGCAGCTGTGGTTTTCATTGCTGTGATTTTTCCAAAAAGTAAGGTTGCATATGCATTAGGCACACTTTCAACGGCTTCTATTAGCGGGAGTTTGATAGGACCCTTATTTGGCGGAATTGTTGCTGAATTTTTAAGCATTCGTTCAGTATTTTATCTCATAGCCTTTTTTATCGCTTGTTCTTTTATAACAATCTATTTTTTCATCGACGAAAAAAGAATCCTTAAAAAACAAGAAAAAAGCACGGGGACAATCAAACAAAATATATTTTTAATCCTTACTTTATTCATTGCAACTTTTTTTATACAATTTGGAGTTTCTGGGACTATGCCTATACTGACCTTGCTTGTGGAGCAAATTTATCAAGGAGAAAAAATCGCTTTTTGGGCGGGTATAGTTGTTGCTTCAAGTGGAATCAGCAATCTTTTATTTGCAACAAAACTCGGTAAGATTGCAGACAAAACCGGACCAAGCAAGATTATCTTTATCGCTTTGCTGTTTAGTGGCTTAATGTTTTATCTTCAAGCCATTGCTCATAATGTCTATATGCTCATTCTTGTGCGTTTATTTTTAGGGATAGGACTTGGGGGACTTGTGCCTTGCATCAACGCCTTGCTTAAAAAAAGCATCAATACAAAAAACCTTAGCCTCGCCTTTGGAATCAATCAAAGTGCCTATTATTTAGGAAATTTTAGTGGTTCTTTTGGAAATGGAATTTTGGCAGGGAAATTTGGAGTGCAATTTGTTTTTTTAATGATTTGCATTCTTTTTATTTCAAACGCCCTGCTCTTTCTTTTACTCAATAAAAAACGAATTTTTTCAAATAAAGATTTATAA
- a CDS encoding NAD(P)H-dependent oxidoreductase: MAKIYILNGAKKFGNSFRRLNDTLCELAKETLSQMGHEVKEVVIDKGYDAQQEVQNIAWADYLIYQFPAWWMGEPWIVKKYIDEVYLAAHGVLFSGDGRSREDLSKKYGSGGLAHNKAYMLCSTWNAPLEAFEDKNQFFEGKGVDYTLTHLHKAHEFLAMQKLPSFMCNDVVKNPQIDAYKKAYKEHLQKVFKK; encoded by the coding sequence ATGGCAAAGATTTATATTTTAAATGGTGCAAAGAAATTTGGCAATTCTTTTAGAAGACTCAATGATACTTTATGCGAACTTGCTAAAGAAACTTTAAGTCAAATGGGACATGAGGTTAAAGAAGTCGTAATTGATAAGGGTTATGACGCTCAACAAGAAGTGCAAAATATCGCTTGGGCGGATTATTTGATTTATCAATTTCCTGCTTGGTGGATGGGTGAGCCTTGGATTGTGAAAAAATACATCGATGAAGTGTATCTTGCTGCTCATGGAGTGCTTTTTAGCGGAGATGGTAGGAGTAGAGAAGATTTGAGTAAAAAATATGGCAGTGGAGGTTTGGCACACAATAAAGCCTATATGCTTTGTTCAACTTGGAATGCTCCGCTTGAAGCCTTTGAGGATAAAAATCAATTTTTTGAAGGCAAGGGTGTGGATTATACTTTGACGCATTTGCATAAGGCACATGAATTTTTAGCAATGCAAAAACTCCCTAGTTTTATGTGCAATGATGTTGTTAAAAATCCTCAAATAGACGCATATAAAAAGGCTTATAAAGAGCATTTGCAAAAGGTTTTTAAAAAATAA
- a CDS encoding ammonia-forming cytochrome c nitrite reductase subunit c552 — protein MGKKGVLYFGIIILVILIGGVLWLNNDVSQKQQEGAGGIANTSKKIVELSDDNPTFDEWGKNFPDHLDMYLTVEKQEPIPTEFGGNLAYSKLIRYPQLTILWAGYPFSLDANEERGHFWIQVDQMDTARNNKDFLNAHGFAAFAGQPTACMNCHSGWTPWLLKNVAKNDWVAFNSTKYWTMIKNVPAMNGMKEGSVEHSGPHGGKRMGVTCADCHVPNTMELRLTRPGLINALVKFRGYEPDDTIGVKASREEMRTLVCSQCHVEYYFRPTGGKTKIMGESIAKDSSKKWWNGTQKTYDEFDTWRDGNSPTEIEVDGIELVFPWGEWKKGQPFRIEMFDDYYDKARSVFDKDWAHKITGAPMIKIQHPESELFSGGVHAANGVSCADCHMPYIRKGSKKLTQHNVTSPLQNINAACKTCHTQSEEYLKSQIRDIQNSVAYDLRSAEYSIVSLITDIKNLREALGGLEQYQTDGKADAAKINAELKDVLELHRKSQMRADFVGAENSTGFHNPREASRMLLQAVDMARMGQAKLVEIASANGIKDFKTSNLGFEDIQKFNPGEIHYKVDLNGHKAGDRYYEHDNVNGNPPAKFLEDDKNLNPYNYTYVDKK, from the coding sequence ATGGGTAAAAAAGGCGTTTTATACTTCGGTATAATTATTTTAGTCATCTTAATTGGTGGCGTTTTATGGCTCAATAATGATGTGAGCCAAAAGCAACAAGAAGGTGCAGGTGGAATCGCTAACACAAGCAAGAAAATTGTTGAATTGAGTGATGATAATCCTACTTTTGATGAATGGGGTAAAAATTTCCCGGATCATCTTGATATGTATTTAACGGTTGAAAAACAAGAGCCTATTCCAACTGAATTTGGCGGAAATTTGGCTTATTCTAAATTGATTCGCTATCCGCAATTGACTATCCTTTGGGCAGGATATCCTTTTTCACTTGATGCTAATGAAGAAAGAGGGCATTTTTGGATACAAGTGGATCAAATGGATACAGCGAGAAACAATAAAGATTTCTTAAATGCACATGGTTTTGCAGCTTTTGCAGGACAACCGACTGCTTGTATGAATTGTCATAGTGGTTGGACTCCTTGGCTTTTAAAAAATGTTGCGAAAAATGATTGGGTGGCGTTTAACTCTACAAAATATTGGACTATGATTAAAAATGTTCCAGCGATGAATGGAATGAAAGAAGGGTCTGTTGAACATAGCGGACCACATGGAGGAAAAAGAATGGGTGTAACCTGTGCGGATTGTCACGTTCCAAATACTATGGAATTAAGATTAACACGTCCGGGTTTAATCAATGCTTTGGTTAAATTTAGAGGCTATGAGCCTGATGATACTATAGGTGTAAAAGCTTCAAGAGAAGAAATGAGAACTCTTGTTTGCTCACAATGCCATGTTGAATATTATTTTAGACCAACAGGAGGAAAGACTAAAATAATGGGCGAAAGCATAGCAAAAGATAGCTCTAAAAAATGGTGGAATGGCACTCAAAAGACCTATGATGAATTTGATACTTGGAGAGATGGCAATAGTCCAACTGAAATTGAAGTCGATGGCATTGAGCTTGTATTCCCTTGGGGAGAATGGAAAAAAGGACAACCATTTAGAATTGAAATGTTCGATGATTATTATGATAAAGCTCGTTCTGTATTTGACAAAGATTGGGCACATAAAATCACAGGTGCTCCTATGATTAAAATTCAACATCCTGAAAGTGAGCTTTTCAGTGGAGGTGTCCATGCTGCTAATGGGGTATCTTGTGCGGATTGTCATATGCCTTATATCAGAAAAGGTTCTAAAAAATTGACACAGCACAATGTCACTTCACCTTTGCAAAATATCAATGCTGCGTGTAAAACTTGCCACACTCAAAGTGAAGAATATCTTAAATCACAAATCAGAGACATTCAAAATTCAGTGGCTTATGATTTGCGTTCAGCAGAATACAGCATAGTCAGTTTGATTACTGATATTAAAAATTTACGCGAGGCTTTGGGCGGGTTAGAGCAATACCAAACAGATGGCAAGGCTGATGCTGCAAAAATCAACGCAGAATTAAAAGATGTTTTAGAACTTCATAGAAAATCTCAAATGAGAGCAGATTTCGTTGGTGCTGAAAATTCAACAGGTTTCCATAATCCTAGAGAAGCTTCAAGAATGCTTTTACAAGCGGTAGATATGGCAAGAATGGGACAAGCTAAGTTGGTTGAAATTGCTTCTGCAAATGGTATTAAAGATTTTAAAACTTCAAATTTAGGTTTTGAAGACATTCAAAAATTCAATCCGGGTGAAATTCACTATAAAGTGGATTTAAATGGACATAAAGCAGGAGATCGCTATTATGAACATGATAATGTCAATGGCAATCCACCAGCTAAATTTTTAGAAGATGATAAAAATCTTAATCCTTACAACTACACTTATGTTGATAAAAAATAA
- a CDS encoding VOC family protein, protein MFKIKNIDHIVLTTENLQKCCDFYQNILNMDLEEKNGRYALKFGNQKINIHQKKGEFQPAATYPTSGSLDFCLIVEDILQVKAELESKNYPIELGIVERMGAISKLKSIYLKDPDGNLVELASKI, encoded by the coding sequence ATGTTTAAAATCAAAAATATCGACCATATTGTGCTTACGACTGAAAATTTGCAAAAATGTTGTGATTTTTATCAAAATATCTTAAATATGGATTTAGAGGAAAAAAATGGCAGATATGCTCTTAAATTTGGGAATCAAAAAATTAATATTCATCAAAAAAAGGGTGAATTTCAACCCGCAGCGACTTATCCTACTTCTGGAAGTTTAGATTTTTGCTTGATTGTAGAGGATATTTTGCAAGTTAAAGCGGAGCTTGAAAGCAAAAATTATCCTATAGAACTTGGGATTGTTGAGAGAATGGGAGCGATTTCAAAGCTTAAAAGCATTTATTTAAAAGACCCTGATGGAAATCTTGTAGAGCTTGCTTCTAAAATTTAA
- a CDS encoding low molecular weight protein-tyrosine-phosphatase, whose amino-acid sequence MKKIIFVCLGNICRSPMAEFVMKDLISKEKFKLEITSAGTSGEHDGEFMHYKSQDKLEKAGIKTQGFVSKKLTQKLCDESAYIIVMDDSNLKYVLRNFQRIEHKVLKMTDFAKELGYDEVPDPWYSGNFDETYHIVLTACKNLLKTLKKEFNSP is encoded by the coding sequence ATGAAAAAAATTATTTTTGTGTGTTTAGGAAACATTTGCCGCTCACCTATGGCTGAATTTGTGATGAAAGATTTAATTTCAAAAGAAAAATTTAAGCTTGAAATCACAAGTGCTGGAACTTCTGGAGAACACGATGGAGAGTTTATGCATTATAAAAGTCAAGATAAACTTGAAAAAGCAGGTATAAAAACGCAAGGTTTTGTGAGCAAAAAACTCACCCAAAAACTTTGTGATGAAAGTGCTTATATCATCGTTATGGATGATTCAAATTTAAAGTATGTTTTAAGAAATTTTCAAAGGATTGAACATAAGGTTTTAAAAATGACAGATTTTGCCAAGGAACTCGGCTATGATGAGGTGCCTGATCCTTGGTATAGTGGCAATTTTGACGAAACTTATCATATTGTTTTGACAGCTTGTAAAAATTTGCTCAAAACTTTAAAAAAAGAATTTAATTCTCCTTAA
- a CDS encoding putative transporter codes for MFHSFFLSKKWALWAYFGLFLLLFFLYLQTSLSVAINEWYKDFYNVLQKPKIESLVPTKDSNQTSEAEFRKEADALAEENLNKANFLNKSSLYYYQFLVKQFFDAKGIGVKEYYDIKDFYFLIAVFLCIAIPYVIIATINIYFASVYAFKWREAMTFKYLKFWKKRDNNIEGSSQRIQEDTYNFSKIVESLGLSFIKALMVLIAFIPILWNLSDKISQSLFKEFDPNSLFYILKDIEGLLVYVAFFISLGGLIISWFVGIKLPGLEYNNQKAEAAFRKELVFAEDNRKDYAKPETMLELFSGLKFNYKRLFLHYGYFNIWLILFEQMIVIVPFLVMAPSLFSGIIGLGIVMQINNAFDQVRSSFSVFITNWTTITQLRSIYKRLKEFEKNIYEKD; via the coding sequence ATGTTTCATTCTTTTTTTCTTTCTAAAAAATGGGCTTTGTGGGCATATTTTGGACTTTTTTTACTTCTATTTTTTTTATATTTACAAACAAGCTTAAGTGTTGCAATCAATGAATGGTATAAAGATTTTTACAATGTCTTGCAAAAACCAAAGATTGAGAGCTTAGTGCCGACAAAAGACAGCAATCAAACGAGCGAGGCTGAATTTAGAAAAGAAGCCGATGCACTCGCTGAAGAAAATTTAAATAAAGCAAATTTTCTTAACAAATCTTCTTTGTATTATTATCAATTTTTAGTCAAGCAGTTTTTTGATGCCAAAGGAATCGGGGTGAAAGAATATTATGATATAAAAGATTTTTATTTTTTAATCGCTGTGTTTTTATGCATTGCAATTCCCTATGTCATCATTGCGACGATTAATATCTATTTTGCAAGCGTTTATGCCTTTAAATGGCGTGAAGCAATGACCTTTAAATATCTTAAATTTTGGAAAAAACGCGACAATAATATAGAAGGAAGCTCACAAAGAATTCAAGAAGATACTTATAATTTTTCTAAAATTGTTGAAAGTTTAGGGCTTTCTTTCATTAAAGCCTTAATGGTCTTAATCGCTTTTATCCCTATACTTTGGAATTTAAGCGATAAAATTTCTCAATCTTTATTCAAAGAATTTGACCCTAATTCACTTTTTTATATTCTTAAAGATATTGAAGGTTTGCTTGTTTATGTTGCATTTTTTATTTCTTTAGGAGGGTTAATCATCTCTTGGTTTGTTGGTATTAAATTGCCCGGACTTGAGTATAATAATCAAAAAGCCGAAGCTGCTTTTAGAAAAGAGCTTGTTTTTGCAGAGGATAATCGCAAAGATTATGCTAAGCCTGAAACAATGCTTGAGCTTTTTAGTGGATTGAAATTTAATTACAAGAGGCTTTTTTTGCATTATGGGTATTTTAATATTTGGCTGATTTTATTTGAGCAAATGATAGTTATTGTCCCTTTTTTAGTGATGGCACCGAGTCTTTTTAGCGGGATAATAGGGCTTGGCATTGTGATGCAAATCAATAATGCTTTTGATCAAGTGCGTTCATCTTTTAGCGTATTTATCACAAATTGGACGACTATAACGCAGCTTAGAAGCATTTATAAACGTTTGAAAGAATTTGAAAAAAATATTTACGAAAAGGATTGA
- a CDS encoding RNA degradosome polyphosphate kinase: MQTNPDMFLNRELSWLRFNSRVLDQCSKNLPLLEKLKFIAIYCTNLDEFYMIRVAGLKQLLLAGVNISSSDEMSPLMQLKEIRTYIHKEKELLESYFKRITAELAKENLFIKNYEELDEKLKLKCDEYFFSNIFPVIVPIAVDATHPFPHLNNLSFALAVKICDKMDTKLIKFGMIRIPRVLPRFYEVSSNIYVPIESIVQKHAEEIFPGYKLLSSAAFRVTRNADIVIEEEEADDFMMILEQGLKLRRKGAFVRLQIQKGADEQIVEFLNTHMQIFPKDMYEYSILLNLPNLWQIVGNKAFTHLLSPLYIPKVLPPFGENLSIFEAIDKENVLIIQPFESFDPVYQFIKEASKDPEVISIRMTLYRVEKNSNIVQALIDAANGGKQVTVMVELKARFDEENNLHWAKALENAGAHVVYGITGFKVHAKVSQVIRKQGDKLKFYMHLSTGNYNASSAKIYTDVSYFTNKSEFAVDTTSFFHILSGFSKERRLKTLTMSPNQIKEKILEMIHVESSKGSQGVIVAKMNSLVDPDVIEALYEASIKGVQIDLIIRGICCLKPDEEYSKNIRVRSIIGKYLEHARIFYFKHSTPNYFISSADWMPRNLERRLELMTPIFDEKSKAKLAQILRLQLSDNVLAYELDNKGEYHKRKLKEKEKAIDSQQVLEEYISKIYKTLKKDTDENKAIQLSSKLFKEN, translated from the coding sequence ATGCAAACAAATCCGGACATGTTTTTAAATAGAGAGCTTTCTTGGCTTAGATTTAATTCAAGAGTTTTAGACCAATGCTCAAAGAATTTACCCTTGCTTGAAAAACTTAAATTTATTGCAATTTATTGCACGAATCTTGATGAATTCTATATGATAAGAGTCGCAGGGCTTAAACAACTTCTTTTGGCGGGTGTTAATATCAGCAGTAGTGATGAAATGTCTCCTTTAATGCAACTTAAAGAAATTCGCACCTATATCCATAAAGAAAAAGAACTTTTAGAAAGTTATTTTAAACGAATCACTGCAGAACTTGCAAAAGAAAATTTATTCATTAAAAATTATGAAGAACTTGATGAAAAATTAAAACTTAAATGTGATGAATATTTCTTCTCTAATATCTTTCCTGTCATTGTGCCTATCGCTGTTGATGCAACACATCCTTTTCCACATTTAAATAATTTATCTTTTGCTTTAGCTGTTAAAATTTGTGATAAAATGGACACTAAGCTTATAAAATTTGGAATGATAAGAATTCCAAGAGTTTTACCGCGTTTTTATGAGGTCAGTAGCAATATTTATGTGCCGATTGAAAGTATAGTTCAAAAACATGCTGAAGAAATTTTTCCGGGTTATAAACTTCTTTCTTCAGCAGCTTTTAGGGTGACTCGCAATGCAGATATTGTCATCGAAGAAGAAGAGGCTGATGATTTTATGATGATACTTGAACAAGGTTTAAAACTTCGCAGAAAAGGAGCCTTTGTCCGCCTTCAAATTCAAAAGGGTGCAGATGAGCAAATCGTCGAGTTTTTAAACACTCATATGCAAATCTTTCCTAAAGATATGTATGAGTATTCTATACTCCTTAATCTCCCTAATCTTTGGCAAATTGTAGGCAATAAAGCTTTCACTCATCTTTTAAGTCCGCTTTATATTCCAAAAGTTTTACCACCTTTTGGCGAAAATTTATCTATATTTGAAGCCATTGACAAAGAAAATGTTCTCATCATACAACCTTTTGAAAGTTTTGACCCGGTTTATCAGTTCATCAAAGAAGCGAGTAAAGACCCTGAAGTTATATCAATAAGAATGACTCTTTATAGAGTGGAGAAAAATTCAAATATAGTCCAAGCCTTAATTGATGCTGCAAATGGAGGCAAACAAGTTACGGTAATGGTTGAACTTAAAGCAAGATTTGACGAAGAAAATAACTTACATTGGGCAAAAGCTTTAGAAAATGCAGGAGCCCATGTCGTTTATGGAATCACGGGTTTTAAAGTCCATGCTAAGGTTTCTCAAGTGATACGCAAACAAGGTGATAAACTTAAATTTTATATGCATTTAAGCACCGGAAACTATAATGCGAGCTCTGCAAAAATTTACACAGATGTGAGTTATTTTACAAATAAAAGCGAATTTGCTGTGGATACAACGAGCTTTTTCCATATTCTTTCAGGTTTTAGCAAGGAAAGAAGGCTTAAAACTCTCACGATGAGTCCTAATCAAATTAAAGAAAAAATTTTAGAAATGATTCATGTTGAATCTTCAAAAGGCAGTCAAGGTGTTATCGTTGCAAAGATGAATTCCCTTGTTGATCCTGATGTGATTGAAGCTCTTTATGAAGCTTCGATTAAAGGAGTGCAGATTGATTTGATTATACGCGGAATTTGTTGCTTAAAACCTGATGAAGAATACAGCAAAAATATACGCGTTAGAAGTATTATCGGTAAGTATTTAGAACATGCACGTATTTTTTATTTTAAGCACAGCACTCCAAATTATTTTATCTCAAGTGCAGACTGGATGCCTAGAAATTTAGAGCGTCGCTTAGAGCTTATGACTCCAATTTTTGATGAAAAATCAAAGGCAAAACTTGCTCAAATTTTGCGTTTGCAACTTAGTGATAATGTCCTTGCTTATGAACTTGACAATAAGGGAGAATACCATAAAAGAAAACTTAAAGAAAAAGAAAAGGCTATTGATTCTCAACAAGTTTTAGAAGAATATATAAGCAAAATTTACAAAACGCTTAAAAAAGATACCGATGAAAACAAGGCGATACAATTGTCTTCAAAGCTTTTTAAGGAGAATTAA
- a CDS encoding membrane protein, protein MNKNKLFRQFHIYLSLFFLPCAFIFALTGIAYIFGINQDIGLEKQIYTLNERVEKGQEIEKLLGFLKDNNIKIPSNTQAIKSKDKGITIGSTHYSVSIAENGENQYQITTKTRSFLGDLIMLHKDKGAWYFSVLSVGFGVSLFLLYISGLMITLFASKKDRKNQILVLIAGILITFILAYISL, encoded by the coding sequence ATGAATAAAAACAAGTTGTTTCGGCAGTTTCATATTTATTTGAGCCTTTTTTTCTTACCTTGTGCGTTTATTTTTGCACTCACAGGCATAGCGTATATTTTTGGTATTAATCAAGATATAGGGCTTGAAAAACAAATTTATACCCTTAATGAAAGGGTTGAAAAAGGTCAAGAAATAGAAAAATTGCTAGGTTTTTTGAAGGATAATAATATAAAAATTCCAAGCAACACTCAAGCAATTAAAAGCAAAGATAAAGGTATAACAATAGGTTCAACACATTATAGTGTTTCTATTGCAGAAAATGGAGAAAATCAATATCAAATCACTACAAAGACGAGAAGTTTTTTAGGGGATTTGATCATGCTTCATAAGGATAAAGGAGCTTGGTATTTTTCTGTGCTTTCTGTCGGTTTTGGTGTGAGTTTGTTTTTGCTTTATATTTCTGGATTGATGATTACTTTATTTGCGAGTAAAAAAGATAGAAAAAATCAAATTCTTGTTTTGATAGCAGGGATTTTAATAACTTTTATCCTCGCTTACATAAGCCTTTAA